The following proteins are co-located in the Macadamia integrifolia cultivar HAES 741 chromosome 3, SCU_Mint_v3, whole genome shotgun sequence genome:
- the LOC122074921 gene encoding wall-associated receptor kinase-like 14 has translation MILNNRNLVLPFVIFVLASSAAHALNSSCNQSCGNNQKNRLPFPFGFSDGCEIRLNCSAEGEIYIGDFPVQKVTTDNIVVSVPAQCNRSIEPLRQLFHTNYALTWKNGILLYHCHPQISGCLISPMLVEDSFGMKTCEPKHENLSCLAKTGKSDGFMTFDYVNQSNCGFLFSAVAVDSNVNSSLSLEFQTVQLGWWLEGQCQCSQNANCTTITSPYTGKPGFRCRCNDGFEGDGFNAGLGCRKVLSRCNPSKYMSGQCGGTTRVAVLVGGLVAGASLMAGLAFICYFIRQRSTFLKTRKSTKRLLSEAAGNFSIPFYPYKEIEKATNCFAEKQRLGTGAYGTVYAGKLHNEEWVAIKKLRHRDTDGIEQVMNEIKLLSSVSHPNLVRLLGCCIERDEQILVYEYMPNGTLSQHLLRERGKGLPWTIRLTIAAETAQAIAHLHSAIYPPIYHRDIKSSNILLDFNFNSKVADFGLSRLGMTEDSHISTAPQGTPGYLDPQYHQNFHLSDKSDVYSFGVVLVEIITALKVVDFSRPHSEVNLAALAIDKIGKGCIDEIIDPFIEPHRDAWTLSSVHKIAELAFRCLAFHRDMRPSMMEVAAELECIRLSGWEPLEDGISDESSIAIASTFSSPQKEIEKSLGVFEMVRSGSRRLLVPQKDESVLQMVVKDSSPVSVQDPWASGQSSPSTNSLLGTCNVLS, from the exons ATGATTCTAAATAATCGGAATCTCGTTCTTCCTTTCGTGATATTTGTTCTCGCCTCATCAGCTGCTCACGCGTTAAACTCCTCTTGCAACCAATCCTGCGGCAACAATCAGAAGAATCGACTCCCCTTTCCTTTTGGATTCTCAGACGGCTGTGAAATCCGTCTCAATTGCAGCGCAGAAGGTGAAATCTACATCGGCGACTTTCCAGTGCAGAAAGTAACCACAGACAATATCGTGGTCAGCGTACCAGCTCAATGCAATCGTTCCATCGAACCCCTAAGGCAGCTCTTCCATACGAACTACGCTCTGACATGGAAGAATGGGATTTTATTGTATCATTGTCATCCACAAATCTCTGGTTGTTTGATATCTCCTATGCTGGTAGAGGATTCTTTTGGCATGAAAACATGCGAACCAAAGCACGAAAATTTAAGCTGCCTAGCGAAAACAGGAAAAAGTGATGGTTTCATGACTTTCGATTACGTGAATCAGAGCAACTGTGGATTCTTATTCTCAGCGGTCGCCGTTGATTCGAATGTGAATTCGTCGTTGTCGCTGGAATTTCAGACGGTCCAGCTAGGGTGGTGGCTAGAAGGGCAGTGCCAATGTTCTCAGAATGCCAACTGTACGACAATTACATCTCCATATACCGGAAAGCCAGGATTCCGGTGCCGCTGCAACGACGGCTTCGAGGGAGATGGTTTCAACGCTGGACTTGGTTGCCGCAAAG TTCTTTCCCGTTGCAACCCTTCAAAGTACATGTCTGGCCAGTGTGGCGGAACCACAAGAGTTGCTGTTCTGGTtggag GCCTTGTTGCTGGAGCCTCTCTAATGGCTGGTCTAGCTTTTATTTGCTACTTCATCCGACAACGGTCTACATTTCTCAAAACCCGAAAGAGCACAAAACGCTTGCTTTCTGAGGCTGCGGGGAACTTTAGCATCCCTTTTTATCCATACAAAGAAATTGAGAAAGCCACAAATTGTTTTGCTGAGAAACAAAGGCTTGGAACTGGTGCCTATGGAACAGTTTATGCAGGAAAACTCCACAATGAAGAGTGGGTTGCCATTAAAAAGTTAAGACACCGAGACACTGACGGTATTGAGCAGGTCATGAATGAAATCAAGCTTCTTTCATCTGTTAGCCACCCAAATCTAGTCCGCCTCTTAGGTTGCTGCATAGAGAGAGATGAACAGATCCTTGTGTATGAATACATGCCAAATGGAACTCTATCTCAGCATCTACTGAGGGAGAGAGGCAAGGGTCTTCCTTGGACTATTCGCCTCACCATTGCGGCTGAAACTGCTCAAGCCATTGCCCATCTCCACTCCGCCATTTACCCGCCAATATACCACAGAGACATTAAATCCAGTAACATTCTATTAGACTTCAATTTCAACTCGAAAGTAGCTGACTTTGGTCTTTCCAGACTAGGTATGACAGAGGATTCCCACATCTCCACAGCTCCACAAGGGACGCCAGGGTATCTTGATCCTCAATATCATCAAAACTTCCACCTTTCTGATAAAAGTGATGTTTACAGCTTTGGGGTTGTTCTTGTGGAGATTATAACTGCACTGAAAGTAGTGGACTTCTCTCGGCCTCACAGTGAAGTTAATTTGGCTGCACTTGCTATTGACAAGATTGGGAAGGGTTGTATTGATGAGATAATAGACCCATTCATTGAGCCACATAGGGATGCTTGGACTCTTTCATCTGTGCACAAGATTGCAGAGTTGGCTTTCAGATGTCTAGCGTTTCATAGGGATATGAGGCCTTCTATGATGGAAGTTGCAGCTGAGCTAGAGTGCATCAGGCTTAGTGGATGggaacctcttgaggatggcaTCTCTGACGAGTCCTCAATTGCAATTGCATCCACTTTCTCATCACCTCAAAAGGAAATTGAAAAGTCTCTAGGAGTATTTGAAATGGTACGTTCAGGGAGTAGGAGATTGCTAGTGCCACAGAAGGATGAATCTGTATTACAGATGGTGGTGAAGGATAGCTCTCCTGTTTCTGTGCAGGATCCATGGGCCAGTGGACAGAGCTCCCCATCAACAAACAGCTTGTTAGGAACATGTAATGTACTAAGCTAA